The following coding sequences are from one Psychrobacter sp. AH5 window:
- a CDS encoding DedA family protein — MSQVSAWVLIIMAKFGYLGIIFAMFAENVFPPIPSELIMPAAGFAVAKGDLNLILVILAGTLGSVLGALPLYYLGRLLNEDRLLVFTQKYGKYVFVRPSDIRSSSVWFDKHGSKAVFFGRMVPGIRSFISIPAGMSKMPILPFLAFTALGSSIWTSLLTVAGYYFGENYEVIETMLAPYSKGFLLLAVVIIIAWFIKRRLMARRNINNI, encoded by the coding sequence ATGAGTCAGGTAAGCGCGTGGGTACTAATTATCATGGCAAAGTTTGGCTACCTCGGTATTATCTTTGCTATGTTTGCCGAAAACGTTTTTCCGCCCATACCTTCTGAGCTTATCATGCCAGCCGCTGGTTTTGCGGTAGCAAAAGGTGATTTAAATTTAATATTAGTCATCCTAGCAGGTACGCTTGGCTCGGTACTTGGAGCACTGCCGCTATATTACCTAGGGCGCTTACTGAATGAAGATCGCCTACTAGTATTTACGCAAAAGTATGGCAAATACGTGTTCGTTAGGCCTAGCGATATACGGTCCTCTAGTGTTTGGTTTGATAAACATGGCAGCAAGGCTGTCTTCTTTGGACGTATGGTGCCGGGTATTCGCTCATTTATATCCATCCCTGCGGGAATGAGTAAAATGCCGATTCTTCCTTTTTTGGCATTTACTGCTTTGGGCTCAAGCATTTGGACAAGCTTATTGACCGTTGCTGGCTATTATTTTGGTGAGAATTACGAAGTGATTGAGACTATGCTAGCACCGTACTCTAAGGGTTTCTTATTACTCGCTGTGGTTATTATTATTGCTTGGTTTATAAAACGTCGTTTAATGGCTCGACGTAATATCAATAACATTTAA
- a CDS encoding PepSY domain-containing protein — protein MSLPLLKPLLLTVGATSLVFFGGVIALSVQSPNADNVQSAANTVSQNPDITSPSLSSFKALVNPLSQSTQTSSLAALTAEQATALAKQKAPDAILQATPELINYNGTVAYEVLLDSGPSYVDANLGAVLNPVASSVVTSDYRAEDFDYEEEDDDHDDYKDKHHDDDNKHRNKKHDDKRYKESGRLIATSYQQHDEDEYDD, from the coding sequence ATGAGCTTACCTCTATTAAAACCCTTGTTATTAACTGTCGGTGCGACTTCATTAGTCTTTTTTGGCGGGGTCATCGCTTTATCTGTCCAGTCGCCTAATGCTGATAACGTTCAATCAGCAGCAAATACTGTGAGTCAAAACCCTGACATAACCTCTCCTTCTTTATCCTCATTTAAAGCACTCGTCAATCCTCTCTCTCAATCTACCCAAACCTCGTCTCTTGCTGCACTAACTGCTGAGCAAGCAACTGCGCTTGCCAAGCAGAAGGCTCCTGACGCCATATTGCAGGCTACTCCAGAGCTTATCAACTATAACGGCACAGTCGCTTATGAAGTGCTATTAGACAGCGGTCCTAGTTATGTTGATGCCAATCTTGGTGCTGTCCTAAATCCAGTTGCTAGCTCGGTCGTTACTAGTGACTATCGTGCTGAGGACTTTGATTATGAAGAAGAAGACGATGATCATGATGACTATAAAGATAAGCATCACGATGATGATAATAAACACCGCAATAAAAAACACGACGACAAACGCTATAAAGAGAGTGGGCGTTTAATTGCTACGAGCTATCAGCAACATGATGAGGATGAATACGATGACTAA
- a CDS encoding ATP-binding protein — protein sequence MKSIQQRLLTSLLIGLPLLWILTSSFIAWRLWHEINEMNDTQITQVARYLIGVAPKDDDDRDDHEQEDSKSKKKRSAKIYNLNSKQLSGDLGNAKDDYMGFAIWDRKGRLLMADENGQSFAFLSDQHGFVEAHDSAYQRLNPFSKRWRLFYIYDDHDSKHKGRVIAVGQNLDSRQEMIVSAMSVQVLPMLIGLLAFIGLVIWLIRRGFMPLTQISAELAQRQPQDDSPITADIPKEIQPLVTALNVLFVKVAETLAREQRFTADASHELRSPLAALKLQADLLQQQILQLSDIEDDNQLFYHAQKISNGIERATHLVDQLLILAKIEPQQQLPPEQLEKPDWLALTDIVLSDVNRLAREKHIQLKRTVQCDNPADILPILINPILFKLLIRNLLDNAIRYCPEGALIELQLDTNTIRVVDNGLGVDPQQLARLSERFYRPAGQSQLGSGLGLSIVNRIAELHGLAITFANRPAPEVGFIATVIDKKNHQAAYKNTIKN from the coding sequence ATGAAAAGTATCCAGCAACGGCTATTAACCTCCTTACTTATTGGACTTCCTTTGTTGTGGATACTCACCTCCAGCTTTATTGCGTGGCGGCTGTGGCACGAAATTAACGAGATGAATGATACCCAAATTACTCAAGTTGCCCGCTACCTAATAGGTGTCGCTCCTAAAGACGATGATGATAGAGACGATCATGAGCAAGAGGATAGTAAAAGTAAAAAGAAGCGTTCCGCCAAAATATACAACTTAAACAGTAAGCAGCTGTCAGGTGACCTTGGTAATGCTAAAGATGATTATATGGGCTTTGCTATTTGGGATAGAAAAGGACGCTTATTAATGGCCGATGAAAATGGTCAATCCTTTGCCTTTTTATCTGATCAGCATGGTTTTGTAGAAGCGCATGATTCTGCTTATCAGCGCCTAAACCCATTTAGTAAGCGCTGGCGTTTATTTTATATTTATGATGACCATGATTCTAAGCATAAAGGTCGGGTGATTGCGGTCGGGCAAAACCTAGATTCTCGCCAAGAAATGATTGTCAGTGCCATGTCTGTGCAAGTGCTACCGATGTTGATTGGGCTATTGGCATTTATCGGTTTGGTTATTTGGTTGATTCGGCGCGGGTTTATGCCACTCACCCAAATCAGTGCCGAGCTTGCTCAACGTCAGCCGCAAGATGATAGTCCCATCACTGCAGATATACCCAAAGAGATTCAACCTTTGGTGACCGCCTTAAATGTTTTATTTGTTAAAGTAGCGGAAACTTTAGCACGTGAGCAACGCTTTACAGCGGATGCCTCGCATGAGCTACGAAGTCCACTTGCGGCATTAAAACTACAAGCGGACTTATTGCAACAGCAGATATTACAGCTATCAGATATAGAAGATGATAATCAGCTATTTTACCACGCTCAAAAAATTAGTAATGGCATTGAGCGCGCCACTCATTTAGTTGACCAACTACTGATTTTAGCCAAAATAGAACCGCAACAACAATTGCCACCTGAGCAATTAGAAAAACCAGATTGGCTGGCGCTAACGGATATTGTGCTAAGTGATGTTAATCGTTTGGCTCGTGAAAAGCACATTCAATTAAAACGTACTGTACAGTGTGATAACCCTGCTGATATTTTACCGATTCTTATCAATCCTATCTTGTTCAAATTGTTAATCCGCAACTTGTTAGACAATGCCATTCGCTACTGTCCTGAAGGGGCTTTGATTGAACTTCAATTGGATACCAATACTATTAGAGTAGTTGATAATGGCTTAGGCGTAGATCCGCAGCAGTTAGCGCGTCTGAGCGAACGCTTTTATCGTCCAGCAGGTCAAAGCCAATTGGGTAGCGGCTTAGGTCTCTCCATTGTTAATCGAATTGCCGAGCTACATGGTCTCGCCATAACGTTTGCGAACCGCCCTGCACCAGAAGTAGGTTTTATCGCAACGGTAATAGATAAAAAAAACCATCAAGCGGCCTATAAAAACACTATAAAGAATTAA
- a CDS encoding GIY-YIG nuclease family protein has protein sequence MSETKKPSEKPTVMIKLDEIYQSREYKTLEDIFSNDSTGLLDDIKPVTKSSANNSVLAQQFDTINLFIDQQGRVPSSSANDINEKINARLLATIQTNHANSQELLALDKHGLLAAQSTDSALPDKPTLSDKGVNNKDDGSEKAVSASTKEAEPVTEAVSEPPVINSLDDIFNSDDLGIFDNIHSEILVSDSQSNTRASYDQYNDEDIASRFECKDFYKFEATFERISKAIQMGAFAKTNFSSVKDINIGSVFVLNGMLCYVANIYKAEARKNTRSQERLRLILSNGTESNMLTHSLATAQYKYENSYQLLITDPDWMDDELAKNFGDDRQLTGVIYVAKLTDTPSNLAHYKHLHKVGFSTLTGEARTKHSIRDTAFLQQPVDIIAEWQVYDANARSVEGVLHAFFYDQRVKVSSKAANDNLYKATEWFNVPLDEIEKAINLVIAGDIKNYRMDGAAGKVVLK, from the coding sequence ATGTCAGAAACCAAAAAGCCAAGCGAGAAGCCAACAGTCATGATTAAACTTGATGAGATCTATCAAAGTCGTGAGTACAAAACGCTAGAAGATATTTTTTCTAATGACAGTACCGGTCTATTAGACGACATAAAGCCCGTTACCAAAAGCTCAGCGAATAACAGCGTTTTAGCGCAGCAGTTTGACACTATCAACCTTTTTATCGATCAACAGGGGCGCGTGCCTAGTAGCAGTGCCAATGATATTAATGAAAAGATAAATGCTCGCCTGTTAGCTACCATACAAACCAACCACGCAAACTCGCAAGAACTGCTAGCCTTAGATAAGCATGGTTTATTGGCTGCTCAAAGTACTGATTCTGCCCTACCTGACAAACCGACACTCTCAGACAAAGGCGTGAACAATAAGGATGATGGGTCTGAAAAGGCAGTCAGCGCTAGCACTAAAGAAGCTGAGCCGGTAACCGAGGCTGTTAGCGAGCCACCTGTTATTAATAGTCTAGATGATATCTTTAACAGCGATGACCTAGGAATTTTTGACAACATCCATTCTGAAATCTTAGTCAGTGATAGTCAGAGCAATACACGTGCCAGCTACGATCAATACAATGACGAAGATATAGCCAGCCGGTTCGAATGTAAGGACTTTTATAAGTTTGAAGCAACCTTTGAGCGCATATCTAAAGCTATTCAAATGGGTGCTTTTGCTAAAACCAACTTTTCATCAGTGAAAGATATCAACATTGGCAGTGTATTCGTTCTAAACGGCATGCTTTGCTATGTGGCTAATATATATAAAGCAGAAGCTAGAAAAAATACTCGTAGTCAAGAAAGACTACGCTTAATACTCTCTAATGGTACAGAGTCAAATATGCTCACCCATTCATTAGCTACCGCTCAATATAAATATGAAAACAGCTATCAGTTGTTAATTACTGATCCTGACTGGATGGATGATGAATTGGCCAAAAACTTCGGAGATGATCGTCAGCTTACTGGTGTCATTTATGTCGCTAAGCTAACTGATACGCCAAGCAATTTAGCACACTATAAGCACCTGCATAAAGTAGGTTTCTCTACCCTTACAGGAGAGGCTCGCACAAAGCACTCGATTAGAGATACTGCCTTCTTGCAACAACCAGTAGATATCATTGCTGAGTGGCAGGTCTATGATGCCAATGCGCGTAGTGTAGAAGGTGTACTGCATGCTTTCTTCTATGATCAAAGGGTCAAGGTATCTTCAAAAGCAGCAAACGATAACCTCTACAAGGCTACAGAGTGGTTTAACGTTCCCCTTGATGAGATCGAAAAAGCCATTAATTTGGTTATCGCTGGTGACATTAAAAACTATCGAATGGATGGTGCGGCTGGCAAGGTGGTTTTGAAGTAA
- a CDS encoding ferric reductase-like protein, with translation MHTDHPSRSHTASNTNILTQALWVSLILSIAAGVGGYALFTWGETVSQLLTATDKHFWYLSRASGVIAYTLFWLAVLFGLLLSTRLGKRFNAARVFALHQYLSLIAVGFAAFHAGILLADNFLNLNLWQILLPFGFQTERVGVALGQLGFWLLFICAFSFYIKKYIGQSAWRWLHFLTFMAYMFISIHVFMVGSDSRALPLLLFYAGSQTLVFLLMTYRLVALKQAK, from the coding sequence ATGCACACAGACCACCCTAGTCGCAGTCATACTGCTTCCAACACCAATATTCTCACTCAGGCTTTATGGGTTAGTTTAATATTAAGTATTGCTGCCGGAGTCGGCGGTTATGCGTTGTTCACATGGGGAGAGACGGTTTCTCAGCTGCTGACAGCCACTGATAAACATTTTTGGTATTTGTCACGCGCAAGTGGGGTTATTGCCTACACATTATTTTGGCTAGCAGTCCTTTTTGGCTTGCTGTTGAGTACGCGTTTAGGCAAGCGCTTTAATGCAGCGCGGGTATTTGCCCTACATCAGTACTTAAGCCTGATAGCAGTGGGCTTTGCCGCGTTCCATGCAGGTATCTTATTAGCAGATAACTTCTTAAACCTTAATCTATGGCAAATTTTACTGCCCTTTGGATTCCAGACTGAGCGTGTAGGCGTTGCACTAGGACAATTGGGATTTTGGCTATTGTTTATCTGTGCTTTTAGCTTTTATATTAAGAAATATATTGGGCAATCAGCTTGGCGCTGGCTACACTTTTTAACTTTTATGGCTTATATGTTTATTAGTATTCACGTATTTATGGTGGGGTCGGACAGTCGCGCGCTGCCTCTACTGTTATTTTATGCAGGTAGTCAGACACTGGTTTTTTTACTGATGACCTATCGCTTAGTGGCGCTAAAGCAAGCAAAGTGA
- a CDS encoding ferredoxin reductase family protein, which translates to MALKVWQAIVGIVAITSVTVLMQIPSETWATAATASLILGASALACMAISCILASRWHVVERLFGGLDRVYEAHKWIAIWALVFAVYHFVFKAKLDSWDLAPILELSKYWTRLIRQLSIVALGLIVMLALNRKIPYGNWRWLHKFSGPLFLIVILHWLSFKSPITLTSPAGIWLALICGLGVIAALYKMLLYPFVAKVGEYKLVSMSHGKAAIHLEFEPVDSKFPFKAGQFAFISLKESGLREPHPFTIASAPSDTGHIHFVIRALGDYTKKLSEQAKVGMLADIYAPYGHFKRKPNAEREIWIGAGVGISPFISWLEDKTVGHFEQATLVYCFSPSRAFPSVERMKEVTDQSGADFVANPSGSDAMADAIRKATSEVNPKEVQISFCGPKGLLQNVQSLMKEYGIPAKNIHYEFFDFR; encoded by the coding sequence ATGGCCTTAAAGGTCTGGCAAGCTATCGTTGGCATCGTAGCAATTACTTCAGTCACTGTACTCATGCAAATCCCCTCTGAGACATGGGCAACAGCAGCAACAGCCAGCCTAATACTGGGTGCTTCAGCTTTAGCATGTATGGCAATCTCATGCATACTTGCTAGTCGTTGGCATGTTGTTGAAAGATTATTTGGTGGTCTAGATAGAGTGTATGAAGCTCATAAATGGATTGCCATATGGGCACTGGTTTTTGCTGTCTATCATTTCGTTTTTAAAGCCAAACTAGACTCTTGGGATCTTGCGCCCATTTTAGAATTGTCCAAGTATTGGACGCGTTTGATCCGACAACTCAGCATTGTCGCCTTAGGTCTAATTGTGATGTTGGCATTGAACAGAAAAATTCCCTATGGCAACTGGCGTTGGTTACATAAGTTCTCAGGGCCACTTTTTTTAATCGTCATACTGCATTGGTTGAGCTTTAAGTCACCTATTACCTTGACTAGCCCAGCGGGCATTTGGTTAGCGCTAATTTGTGGTTTAGGGGTGATTGCCGCGCTGTACAAAATGCTACTGTACCCTTTCGTTGCCAAAGTTGGCGAATATAAGCTCGTGTCTATGTCTCATGGCAAAGCGGCTATACACTTGGAATTTGAGCCAGTGGATAGTAAATTCCCCTTTAAAGCCGGTCAATTCGCTTTTATCTCTCTTAAAGAATCAGGTTTGCGTGAGCCGCATCCCTTTACCATAGCCAGTGCGCCCTCAGATACTGGACACATTCATTTTGTGATTCGAGCATTAGGCGACTACACAAAAAAGCTTAGTGAACAAGCTAAAGTGGGTATGTTGGCTGATATTTATGCCCCTTATGGTCATTTCAAACGCAAGCCGAACGCAGAGCGTGAAATCTGGATTGGGGCTGGAGTAGGAATCTCACCCTTTATTTCATGGTTAGAGGATAAAACGGTCGGTCATTTTGAACAGGCTACTTTGGTTTATTGCTTCAGTCCCTCACGCGCTTTTCCTAGTGTTGAGCGTATGAAAGAAGTAACAGATCAATCTGGTGCCGATTTTGTGGCCAATCCGAGTGGTAGCGATGCCATGGCTGATGCAATTCGCAAAGCAACCAGTGAAGTCAATCCAAAGGAGGTTCAAATCAGCTTCTGCGGCCCCAAAGGACTGCTACAAAATGTACAGTCACTCATGAAAGAGTATGGCATTCCCGCCAAAAACATTCATTATGAGTTCTTTGATTTTCGCTAG
- a CDS encoding response regulator, protein MSRILLIEDDSSIAEGIILGLKSHGMMVDWFSDAKQGEMALQEDMFDAVLLDLTLPKGDGMTVLQNWRAKHIDTPVLIITARDAIANRVAGLNVGADDYLVKPFALDEVVARLQALMRRSQGRSQPEIRYGEVAYQPHNQQLTYQGQVIELTIKEVAILEQMLTHPKQIHSRASLEDKLYGWQQDIESNAIEVHIHHLRKKLGNDFILTKRGIGYYLNPAYNSHE, encoded by the coding sequence ATGTCACGTATATTATTAATAGAAGACGATAGCAGCATTGCTGAAGGTATTATTCTCGGCTTAAAAAGCCATGGCATGATGGTCGATTGGTTCAGTGATGCTAAGCAAGGTGAAATGGCGCTGCAAGAGGATATGTTTGATGCGGTGCTGCTTGATTTAACCTTGCCAAAAGGGGACGGCATGACCGTGCTGCAAAATTGGCGCGCCAAACACATTGATACGCCGGTTTTAATTATCACTGCACGCGACGCGATTGCCAATCGGGTGGCAGGACTCAATGTGGGCGCTGACGATTATTTGGTTAAGCCGTTTGCATTAGATGAAGTTGTTGCTCGTCTGCAAGCTTTGATGCGACGCAGTCAGGGACGTAGCCAACCTGAAATCCGTTATGGCGAGGTTGCCTATCAGCCTCATAATCAGCAACTAACGTATCAAGGTCAAGTGATTGAATTGACCATCAAAGAAGTGGCAATCTTGGAGCAAATGCTGACCCATCCCAAACAAATACATAGTAGAGCGAGCTTAGAAGATAAACTGTATGGATGGCAACAAGATATCGAAAGTAATGCCATTGAAGTGCACATTCATCACTTACGTAAAAAACTGGGCAATGACTTTATCTTGACCAAACGCGGTATCGGCTACTATCTCAATCCCGCTTATAACAGTCATGAATGA
- a CDS encoding cytochrome b/b6 domain-containing protein, producing the protein MSQNNTTNLIPNSGVPSSSIPKMRQVRVWDILVRITHWTVAAGIIANLLFTEDGSDLHAYVGYTVVGLVVIRLLWGLIGTRYARFTNFFPTPTRLKYHISDLSVRRVDEQHLGHNPLAALMILSLWAVIIGLGITGYLMESEIIGNEDFLEDVHELLANSLYLLVPLHIIAAIAMSYWQRQNLIKSMITGNKMVTDEPSNMK; encoded by the coding sequence ATGAGCCAAAATAACACCACCAATTTGATCCCTAATTCTGGCGTACCGTCATCCAGCATCCCCAAGATGAGACAAGTACGAGTTTGGGATATTTTAGTTAGAATCACCCACTGGACAGTGGCAGCGGGTATTATTGCCAATCTACTCTTTACTGAAGACGGTAGCGATCTACACGCCTATGTAGGCTATACCGTGGTAGGATTAGTGGTGATACGCTTGCTTTGGGGTTTAATTGGCACTCGATATGCACGCTTTACTAATTTCTTTCCCACACCAACACGACTTAAGTATCATATATCAGACTTAAGTGTTCGCCGTGTTGATGAGCAGCATCTTGGGCATAATCCATTGGCAGCCCTTATGATACTATCGTTATGGGCAGTAATTATAGGATTAGGAATAACCGGTTATCTAATGGAATCAGAAATCATTGGTAATGAAGATTTTCTTGAAGATGTGCATGAGCTATTAGCAAACAGTTTATATCTACTCGTTCCTTTGCATATTATCGCTGCGATTGCCATGAGTTACTGGCAACGCCAAAACCTGATTAAATCGATGATAACCGGCAATAAAATGGTGACAGATGAACCGTCAAATATGAAATAA
- a CDS encoding VIT family protein, which produces MHHSIHDEAHLSNRNHWLRAAVLGANDGLISTASLLVGVAAASTNSQTLLLTGMAALTAGALSMAAGEYISVSSQADTEKADLDKELHELTHNAERELFELTKIYETRGLDHVLAHQVAVALTEHNALEAHARDEIGLTDLSQAKPIHASVASGLSFIAGAILPIIGILLLPAQTLVWSLSSLTIIGLALLGVISARLGGAPVIPATARVVIWGVLAMVATSLIGRLFGVAV; this is translated from the coding sequence ATGCACCATTCTATTCATGACGAAGCTCATTTAAGTAACCGCAATCATTGGTTAAGAGCGGCAGTACTGGGCGCAAATGATGGGTTGATTTCAACAGCTAGCTTATTGGTCGGTGTCGCTGCAGCAAGTACAAATAGTCAGACATTGCTACTAACAGGAATGGCAGCATTGACCGCGGGTGCTTTATCGATGGCTGCTGGTGAGTATATTTCAGTATCGTCACAAGCGGATACCGAAAAAGCGGATCTAGATAAAGAATTGCATGAGCTGACTCATAATGCTGAGCGCGAGCTTTTTGAGTTGACTAAGATTTATGAGACACGTGGGCTGGATCACGTATTGGCACATCAAGTTGCGGTAGCATTGACTGAGCACAATGCACTTGAGGCTCATGCTCGCGATGAGATTGGCTTAACAGATTTAAGTCAAGCAAAACCGATTCATGCCTCAGTGGCTTCTGGGTTATCATTCATTGCTGGCGCGATATTACCGATTATTGGTATTCTCCTGTTACCCGCACAAACACTGGTTTGGTCATTATCATCTTTGACCATAATAGGCTTAGCGCTACTTGGGGTAATATCGGCGCGTTTGGGCGGCGCACCTGTTATTCCTGCTACTGCTAGAGTCGTGATTTGGGGCGTGCTAGCAATGGTTGCTACCTCATTGATTGGACGCCTATTTGGGGTGGCGGTCTAG
- a CDS encoding FAD:protein FMN transferase encodes MKENVLNKNIPQLATIQLVAMGCHIQVSLNTTRLYTQYSAIAIDQQIAILTSDIQQRLTHWEHIFSRFDDTSELMRLNNHTNQWIKVSSELFEVLQRAIHFVSKTQGLVTPTLLKDLWNAGYKHSFETLPKVSVPPLPVVSSNSNVDLNSNANLQDTSIANDSKLNHQHIERIQLRQLADGQHQVYLPAGMALDLNGYVKGWCAMQLTEHISRVHHWQLPCLVDMGGDMAIGIPRAQIDKPMTWGVAVAKPYVANSEHVQEEDIAILKLSSGAVATSGQDYRRWWHEGRWQHHLIHPRYSCSVNSDVLTATVLATDTMTAEVYAKFCVLLGVTEAMAWLNKHHIAALLIDTNNKVLMTPAMRPNLVQPNLLHPDLIPV; translated from the coding sequence ATGAAAGAAAACGTGCTTAATAAAAACATACCACAATTGGCAACTATTCAACTGGTCGCGATGGGTTGTCATATTCAAGTCAGCTTAAATACCACAAGGCTGTATACACAGTATTCAGCGATAGCAATAGACCAACAAATTGCTATTTTGACAAGTGATATTCAGCAGCGCTTAACTCACTGGGAGCATATATTCAGTCGTTTTGATGATACCAGTGAGCTGATGAGACTTAACAACCATACTAATCAATGGATTAAAGTGAGCTCAGAGTTATTTGAGGTCTTGCAACGTGCCATTCATTTTGTCTCGAAAACTCAAGGTTTGGTAACACCGACCTTACTTAAAGATCTTTGGAACGCTGGCTATAAGCATTCATTTGAAACCCTACCCAAAGTGTCTGTGCCACCCTTGCCTGTTGTTAGTTCAAATTCAAACGTTGACTTAAATAGCAATGCAAATTTACAAGATACCTCTATAGCGAACGATTCTAAATTAAACCATCAGCACATAGAGCGTATCCAACTGCGCCAGTTAGCTGATGGACAGCATCAAGTATATCTTCCCGCTGGAATGGCGTTGGACCTGAATGGATATGTAAAAGGATGGTGCGCCATGCAGCTGACTGAGCATATTAGCCGAGTTCACCACTGGCAACTTCCTTGCTTAGTAGATATGGGTGGAGATATGGCGATTGGCATTCCAAGAGCCCAAATAGATAAACCAATGACTTGGGGAGTTGCTGTTGCCAAACCTTACGTTGCTAACAGTGAGCATGTTCAAGAAGAAGATATCGCTATCCTCAAACTCAGCTCGGGCGCTGTCGCTACGTCTGGACAAGATTATCGTCGCTGGTGGCATGAAGGCCGCTGGCAACATCATTTAATTCACCCTCGTTATTCTTGTTCCGTAAATAGTGATGTATTGACTGCAACTGTATTGGCTACGGACACGATGACAGCAGAAGTCTACGCAAAATTCTGTGTGCTTCTTGGCGTCACGGAAGCGATGGCATGGCTTAACAAACACCATATTGCTGCGCTGTTAATCGATACGAATAACAAAGTTCTGATGACACCTGCCATGCGTCCAAACTTAGTTCAGCCAAACTTACTACATCCAGACTTGATTCCTGTTTAA
- a CDS encoding IS982 family transposase: MSIDEFIINIYLMVEQYYKIVVTKPLRSAGYAPKLSDPEVICMEMVGEFLHLDQDKQIWQYFTQHWQDWFPAIGSYPNFAKHCANLWQVKQQIQDNVSQIEGRDNIHFMDGFPIPVCHYGRAYRHKNYQDLAAFSYCAAKQERYYGFEGHLLVNLSGMIKGFTFAPANVDERAVAPEITTHIHGLLGADKGYISPSLTSYYDAQGVDLQTPLRANMKEDRPKPVVRRLMKARRIVETVIGQLSERFNIQKVRARDLWHLSHRLIRKILSHNLCFVLNKKLGNPPLQFDLLISS, from the coding sequence ATGTCCATAGACGAATTTATCATCAATATCTATTTAATGGTAGAGCAATATTACAAAATAGTCGTCACCAAACCCTTGCGAAGTGCAGGTTACGCGCCAAAGCTAAGTGATCCTGAGGTTATTTGCATGGAGATGGTCGGTGAATTTTTACACCTAGATCAAGACAAACAAATTTGGCAATACTTTACCCAGCATTGGCAAGACTGGTTTCCAGCCATCGGCTCATACCCTAACTTCGCAAAGCACTGCGCCAATCTGTGGCAAGTCAAACAGCAGATACAAGATAACGTCAGTCAAATTGAAGGCCGTGACAACATTCATTTTATGGATGGCTTTCCGATACCCGTCTGTCATTATGGACGCGCTTATCGGCATAAGAATTATCAAGACTTAGCAGCTTTTAGCTACTGTGCCGCTAAGCAAGAGAGGTACTATGGCTTTGAAGGCCATTTGCTTGTTAACTTATCGGGCATGATTAAAGGCTTTACCTTTGCTCCTGCCAATGTTGATGAAAGAGCGGTTGCCCCAGAAATCACCACTCATATTCATGGGCTACTTGGCGCTGATAAAGGGTATATCAGCCCGAGTCTGACATCGTACTACGACGCTCAAGGAGTAGATTTACAAACGCCACTCAGAGCTAATATGAAAGAAGATAGACCCAAACCTGTGGTAAGGCGGCTAATGAAAGCCCGCCGTATCGTTGAAACAGTCATTGGTCAGTTATCAGAACGATTTAATATACAAAAGGTACGAGCAAGAGATTTATGGCATTTGTCTCATCGATTGATTCGTAAAATCCTGTCACACAATCTGTGCTTTGTACTCAACAAAAAACTTGGTAATCCGCCTCTTCAGTTTGATTTGCTTATTTCAAGTTGA